From one Ursus arctos isolate Adak ecotype North America unplaced genomic scaffold, UrsArc2.0 scaffold_26, whole genome shotgun sequence genomic stretch:
- the LOC113257855 gene encoding histone H2A.J produces MSGRGKQGGKVRAKAKSRSSRAGLQFPVGRVHRLLRKGNYAERVGAGAPVYLAAVLEYLTAEILELAGNAARDNKKTRIIPRHLQLAIRNDEELNKLLGKVTIAQGGVLPNIQAVLLPKKTESQKAKSK; encoded by the coding sequence ATGTCTGGTCGCGGAAAGCAGGGCGGCAAAGTGCGGGCCAAGGCCAAGTCTCGGTCCTCCCGCGCGGGCCTGCAGTTCCCGGTGGGCCGAGTCCACAGACTGCTGCGCAAAGGTAACTACGCGGAGCGAGTAGGTGCTGGTGCGCCCGTGTACCTGGCGGCGGTGTTGGAGTACCTGACAGCAGAGATCCTGGAGTTGGCTGGCAATGCCGCTCGTGACAACAAGAAGACCAGGATAATCCCTCGCCACCTGCAACTAGCCATCCGCAACGACGAGGAGCTAAACAAGCTGCTGGGGAAAGTCACCATTGCTCAGGGCGGCGTCCTGCCCAACATCCAGGCCGTGCTGTTGCCCAAGAAGACCGAGAGTCAGAAGGCGAAGAGCAAGTGA
- the LOC113257856 gene encoding histone H4 — protein sequence MSGRGKGGKGLGKGGAKRHRKVLRDNIQGITKPAIRRLARRGGVKRISGLIYEETRGVLKVFLENVIRDAVTYTEHAKRKTVTAMDVVYALKRQGRTLYGFGG from the coding sequence ATGTCTGGTCGCGGGAAAGGCGGcaaagggctggggaagggaggcgCCAAGCGCCACCGGAAGGTTCTCCGGGACAACATCCAGGGCATTACAAAGCCCGCCATCCGCCGGCTCGCCCGCCGAGGTGGTGTCAAGCGCATTTCTGGGCTCATTTATGAAGAGACCCGGGGAGTGCTGAAAGTTTTTCTGGAAAACGTGATCCGCGATGCGGTGACTTACACGGAGCATGCCAAGCGGAAGACGGTCACCGCCATGGACGTGGTTTACGCGCTGAAACGCCAGGGCCGCACCTTGTACGGCTTCGGCGGCTGA